A part of Bdellovibrionales bacterium genomic DNA contains:
- a CDS encoding CBS domain-containing protein — protein MKKTVTVGDYMTRVPKSVGFDQSVAKAQSVMRDLRVRHLPVLKGGKLVGVLTDRDVNLVLGFADVDPEVLTVDEAYTPEPYFTAPDAALTEVAACMAEGKYGCAIVLEKGKLVGIFTEVDAYRVLSEVLKRE, from the coding sequence ATGAAGAAAACTGTGACAGTGGGAGATTACATGACTCGTGTCCCAAAATCGGTTGGGTTTGATCAGTCGGTCGCGAAGGCACAAAGCGTTATGAGGGATTTGCGAGTCAGGCACCTTCCAGTTTTGAAGGGTGGGAAATTAGTCGGTGTTTTAACAGATCGAGACGTCAACCTGGTTCTTGGGTTTGCCGATGTTGATCCTGAGGTTTTGACCGTGGATGAGGCCTACACGCCTGAGCCCTATTTTACGGCTCCTGATGCAGCCCTGACGGAAGTCGCGGCCTGTATGGCGGAGGGCAAGTATGGCTGTGCTATCGTGCTTGAAAAAGGTAAACTGGTAGGGATTTTCACTGAGGTGGATGCCTATCGGGTTCTCTCGGAAGTCTTAAAAAGAGAATAG
- the ftsH gene encoding ATP-dependent zinc metalloprotease FtsH — protein MLWVGLIIFFIVSSYYTNTSQDLKTYTEFIELVEKDQVKEVVLDEERILAKLKDESKNVIAYRVEDEGLIPLLKSKGVKLEGSPKATFWRSLALWVFPVLLFFFLFRNIFAAQGSRLMSFNKSKAKLYMEKDIKASFADVAGVDEAKEELMEVVNFLKDPKKYSRLGGRAPKGVLLVGPPGTGKTLMARAVAGEASVPFFSINGSEFVELFVGMGASRVRDLFDQARKNSPCIIFIDELDALGKARALGGFAGANDEKEQTLNQLLAELDGFDSTIGVILLAATNRPEVLDPALLRAGRFDRQVLLDNPDQRGRLQILNIHAKNIKLEEGLKLEEVASMTPGFSGADLANLVNEAALIATRRNAEGVQLQDFVQAMERIVAGLERKQRLMNKDEKKRVAYHEMGHATVAMALQFLDRVQKVSIIPRGIGALGYTLQRPLEDRYLMTKEELKRKISVLLAGRLAEERYCGDISTGAGDDLVKATNIARAMVTQYGMGQVLGLMSGEESGSSRYLQGPAYQNRGIRSWSDSTEEKIDLEVKSLLDECRVNAESVLNANVQFVEICVNELMQKETLDATELARLWKAHKGVSEKTSSPSILPKI, from the coding sequence ATGTTGTGGGTGGGCCTCATTATTTTTTTTATTGTGAGCTCCTATTACACCAATACAAGTCAAGATCTCAAGACCTACACGGAATTCATCGAGCTTGTTGAAAAAGACCAAGTCAAGGAAGTGGTCTTAGATGAAGAGCGGATTCTTGCAAAATTAAAGGATGAATCCAAGAACGTGATCGCTTATCGGGTCGAGGATGAGGGTCTGATTCCCCTTCTGAAATCCAAGGGAGTGAAACTCGAGGGGTCTCCGAAGGCAACGTTTTGGAGAAGCCTGGCTTTGTGGGTTTTTCCCGTTCTTCTTTTCTTTTTTCTATTTCGGAACATTTTTGCCGCCCAAGGAAGCCGTCTGATGAGTTTCAATAAATCCAAAGCAAAACTTTACATGGAAAAGGATATCAAGGCCTCCTTCGCAGATGTGGCTGGAGTTGACGAGGCAAAAGAGGAATTGATGGAGGTCGTTAATTTTTTAAAGGATCCAAAAAAATATTCGAGATTGGGCGGGAGAGCTCCAAAAGGGGTTTTGCTGGTGGGTCCTCCAGGTACAGGAAAGACCCTCATGGCCAGGGCTGTTGCGGGAGAAGCGAGCGTACCATTTTTCTCTATCAATGGATCTGAGTTTGTCGAGCTGTTTGTGGGGATGGGAGCTTCTAGAGTCAGAGATTTGTTTGATCAGGCTCGGAAGAACTCTCCCTGTATCATTTTTATTGATGAGCTGGATGCCTTAGGAAAAGCAAGAGCACTTGGCGGTTTTGCTGGTGCAAATGATGAAAAGGAGCAGACTCTGAATCAACTCTTGGCGGAGCTAGATGGCTTTGATTCGACAATAGGAGTGATTCTTTTGGCCGCAACCAACAGACCAGAAGTCCTCGATCCAGCACTCCTAAGAGCTGGGAGATTTGATCGACAGGTTCTTTTGGATAATCCCGACCAGAGGGGACGTCTTCAAATCTTAAATATTCACGCCAAAAACATCAAGCTTGAAGAGGGACTCAAGCTTGAAGAGGTGGCCTCAATGACTCCGGGTTTTTCTGGTGCAGATTTGGCCAATCTCGTCAATGAGGCGGCCCTCATTGCGACTCGACGAAATGCCGAAGGTGTTCAATTGCAGGATTTTGTGCAGGCGATGGAGAGGATTGTGGCTGGCCTCGAACGCAAACAAAGATTGATGAACAAGGATGAGAAGAAAAGAGTGGCCTACCATGAAATGGGTCATGCAACAGTCGCCATGGCCCTGCAATTTCTTGATCGGGTTCAGAAAGTGAGTATCATTCCTCGTGGTATTGGGGCACTGGGCTACACGCTCCAGAGGCCTTTGGAAGATCGGTATTTGATGACAAAAGAGGAGTTAAAGCGAAAGATCTCCGTTTTGCTCGCCGGTCGCCTTGCTGAAGAAAGATACTGTGGAGATATATCGACGGGGGCGGGTGATGATCTGGTCAAGGCGACCAATATTGCGCGTGCCATGGTGACTCAATATGGAATGGGGCAAGTTCTGGGTCTCATGAGTGGCGAAGAAAGTGGTTCATCACGATACTTGCAAGGGCCGGCCTATCAAAATCGAGGGATTCGGAGTTGGAGTGACAGCACAGAAGAGAAGATCGATTTGGAAGTGAAATCACTCTTGGATGAATGTCGAGTGAACGCAGAAAGTGTGCTCAATGCCAACGTCCAGTTTGTTGAAATCTGCGTCAACGAACTGATGCAAAAAGAGACTCTCGATGCAACTGAGCTTGCTCGTCTTTGGAAGGCCCATAAAGGGGTCTCGGAGAAGACAAGCTCTCCTTCAATTTTGCCCAAAATCTAA
- the tadA gene encoding Flp pilus assembly complex ATPase component TadA, which produces MKQSDGKATKLTSIDQEGASVPHMVDYLFDLAIRAGASDIHMGYNNVPGDKQRYLLRLRVAGQLRMVKSQFINIHYNEVVARIKILAGLNITNIGLPQDGQIVLERPNQENVTLRLGIIPGPEAEEICIRIQRNEKFITMDQLLMTETMYTSVQDMIRRQNGMIVLNGPAGSGKTTTILSFLHELAGPERKIITAEDPIERRLPYVNHIQVTERAGFAELSRSYMRQDADVIFLDEIRDAESAITAVQLAQTGHLILTSLHTRDSIGVISRMQAFDVSSNFVADTLVGSLAQRLVLGLCHYCKEEYEPESRILDNISEILKPPEDVRFYKEGPGCEKCIVVINGEVTMKGTTGLVPIFELLLVNNEIQEAINRNRPRMEIREIAGKYGMASLGEEALLRVYQGYIDLSSVYGTVFSPRD; this is translated from the coding sequence TTGAAGCAGTCTGACGGAAAAGCTACGAAGCTAACGAGCATTGACCAAGAGGGAGCATCAGTTCCTCATATGGTGGACTATCTCTTTGATTTAGCGATTCGCGCAGGAGCGAGTGATATCCATATGGGGTACAACAATGTGCCTGGAGATAAGCAGAGGTACCTGCTTCGATTAAGAGTCGCCGGCCAGTTGAGAATGGTGAAAAGTCAATTTATCAATATTCACTACAATGAAGTGGTTGCTCGGATCAAGATTCTGGCTGGCCTCAATATTACCAATATTGGCTTGCCTCAGGATGGGCAGATCGTTCTGGAGAGACCAAATCAAGAAAATGTCACTTTGCGATTGGGTATCATTCCTGGTCCTGAGGCGGAGGAAATCTGTATTCGAATTCAACGCAATGAGAAGTTTATCACAATGGACCAATTGCTGATGACCGAAACGATGTACACATCGGTCCAAGATATGATTCGTCGGCAGAACGGAATGATCGTGTTAAATGGTCCAGCTGGATCGGGAAAAACGACAACAATTCTCTCATTTCTTCACGAGTTAGCTGGTCCGGAAAGAAAAATTATCACCGCGGAAGACCCTATTGAAAGACGCCTGCCTTATGTCAACCATATTCAAGTGACCGAGCGAGCGGGGTTTGCTGAACTGAGTCGCAGCTATATGAGACAGGACGCCGATGTCATTTTTCTAGATGAGATTCGTGATGCTGAGTCAGCCATCACAGCTGTTCAATTGGCCCAAACGGGTCATTTGATACTCACTTCTCTTCACACGCGAGATTCCATTGGTGTTATTTCACGGATGCAAGCATTTGATGTCAGTTCGAATTTTGTCGCAGATACGCTGGTCGGATCCTTAGCTCAGCGCCTCGTTCTTGGCTTGTGCCACTACTGCAAAGAAGAGTATGAACCGGAATCGCGAATTCTCGATAACATTTCTGAAATTCTAAAGCCGCCGGAAGACGTGCGGTTTTATAAAGAGGGACCGGGCTGTGAAAAGTGTATTGTTGTTATCAATGGCGAAGTGACGATGAAGGGCACGACGGGACTAGTACCTATTTTCGAGCTACTTCTTGTAAATAATGAGATTCAGGAGGCCATCAACCGAAATAGACCGCGAATGGAAATTCGCGAAATCGCGGGGAAGTATGGAATGGCCTCTTTGGGTGAAGAGGCACTTCTTCGCGTTTATCAGGGGTATATTGATCTTTCCTCCGTTTACGGTACCGTGTTTTCTCCGCGCGATTGA
- a CDS encoding S8 family serine peptidase, whose product MSGRIVLGLFLLHLLAASFAHAERWVLVNPSVQRIQDQKVIVHHQLRIGSTLFVIIERDHVGPLVFYPSSLVRQFGAESAQPDFPIGLGGRSKFTSKVIFSGMPSDVAGKAWHLQRLSYARLPAEKAGKGITVAVIDTGVDYRHRQLSTQIWVNEAEIPLNRIDDDHNGFVDDVYGYDFVNGDPDPMDSHSHGTHVAGLIAALPFGVGAGIAPEAKIMAVRVLDNNLSSTFLSDAAQGIIYAIENGAQVLSSSWRVYKSWDGYEPSEENLLILRKAIEYAETRGVIYVTAAGNEALNLEDGENKIYPAGFSGLKNMVVVTSSDRNDHLSLFSNYGTKTVDVVAPGSNVLSTVPSDRWRQMSGTSMAAPLVAGILARGLSGGCDPFRLIDRLYSTAQLRDSFSDRVRSGFINPLDLLND is encoded by the coding sequence GTGAGTGGTCGAATTGTCTTGGGTCTTTTTCTACTTCACTTACTTGCGGCCTCCTTTGCTCATGCGGAGAGATGGGTTTTGGTGAATCCTTCTGTTCAAAGGATTCAAGATCAGAAGGTAATTGTTCATCACCAGCTTAGAATTGGTTCCACTCTATTTGTGATAATTGAACGGGATCATGTCGGCCCTTTGGTTTTTTATCCCTCCTCGTTGGTTCGACAATTTGGAGCTGAGAGCGCTCAACCGGATTTTCCAATTGGGTTGGGCGGGCGTTCGAAATTTACTTCAAAAGTTATTTTTTCTGGGATGCCATCGGATGTGGCAGGAAAGGCTTGGCATTTGCAAAGGTTATCTTACGCTAGATTGCCCGCTGAGAAAGCGGGCAAAGGCATCACGGTCGCTGTGATTGATACGGGAGTTGATTACAGGCATCGCCAGCTATCGACGCAAATCTGGGTCAACGAAGCTGAGATACCTTTAAATCGCATCGATGACGATCACAATGGCTTTGTCGACGACGTTTATGGTTATGATTTTGTTAATGGTGATCCTGATCCAATGGATTCTCATTCACACGGGACCCATGTTGCGGGTCTTATCGCAGCTCTTCCTTTTGGGGTCGGGGCAGGAATTGCTCCTGAAGCAAAAATCATGGCAGTGCGAGTGCTCGATAATAATTTGTCTTCAACTTTTTTATCTGATGCTGCTCAAGGGATAATTTACGCTATCGAAAATGGAGCTCAGGTTTTGTCGAGTTCGTGGCGGGTCTATAAGAGCTGGGACGGATATGAGCCTTCAGAGGAAAATTTACTTATCTTGCGCAAAGCCATCGAGTATGCAGAAACGCGCGGGGTGATCTATGTGACTGCAGCGGGAAATGAGGCTCTGAATCTGGAAGACGGGGAGAATAAAATATACCCGGCTGGCTTTTCGGGTCTGAAGAACATGGTTGTCGTGACTTCCTCTGACCGGAATGACCATCTCTCTCTCTTTTCCAACTATGGAACCAAGACTGTTGACGTGGTTGCGCCTGGAAGCAATGTGTTGTCAACTGTTCCGAGCGACCGGTGGCGGCAGATGAGTGGAACATCCATGGCAGCTCCTCTCGTTGCGGGCATTCTGGCACGAGGTTTGAGTGGTGGATGTGACCCCTTTCGACTGATCGATCGACTTTATTCGACCGCCCAATTGCGGGATTCCTTCTCAGATAGGGTCAGGTCAGGATTTATCAACCCACTCGATTTATTGAATGACTAA
- a CDS encoding pentapeptide repeat-containing protein, protein MIQFSHQVRDFKDRVIASILKEIEIQKLRFGFKDENGNAITMSQFEPPLIHDSQFENNDARVSCLMGLDLQHSRFVGNRLKASQILGVSLRHSRMIENSLNSSTLNDLELKGQSSLQEVTFNGSHLNQICLLDGSFILTSRVEGSRIERFYVRDASIIENTRMSDFSLRDVEWNRVRIGSAQFYSVNMADSVWEDVDFSNSRFRNCRFLGTRISGVKLRDLKVANVDFSGLTIKSSEDFMDVFMGHKIFRK, encoded by the coding sequence ATGATTCAGTTTTCTCACCAGGTCAGAGATTTTAAAGATCGCGTGATTGCAAGCATTCTCAAGGAAATTGAAATTCAAAAATTGCGGTTTGGTTTTAAAGATGAAAATGGCAACGCCATTACCATGTCACAGTTTGAGCCTCCTCTCATTCATGACAGTCAATTCGAAAATAACGACGCGCGCGTGTCTTGTTTGATGGGACTGGACCTTCAGCATAGCCGCTTTGTTGGAAACCGCCTGAAGGCCTCCCAAATTTTGGGCGTGTCTCTCCGTCATTCGCGCATGATTGAAAATTCACTTAACAGTAGCACTCTCAACGACCTTGAGCTCAAAGGACAGAGCTCTCTCCAAGAAGTCACCTTTAACGGAAGTCATCTCAATCAGATTTGTCTCCTTGATGGCAGTTTTATTCTCACCTCCCGAGTAGAGGGAAGCCGTATTGAAAGATTCTATGTTCGCGATGCTTCTATTATCGAAAACACTCGCATGAGTGATTTTTCATTGAGAGACGTTGAATGGAACAGGGTGAGAATCGGGTCTGCACAGTTTTATTCTGTAAACATGGCCGATTCTGTTTGGGAGGACGTCGATTTTTCAAACTCGCGATTTCGCAATTGTCGTTTTCTTGGCACCCGAATCTCTGGAGTTAAATTGCGCGATCTAAAAGTGGCTAATGTCGATTTTTCTGGACTGACAATTAAGAGTTCCGAAGATTTTATGGATGTTTTTATGGGTCATAAGATTTTTAGGAAGTAG
- a CDS encoding RNA-binding protein yields MANKVYVGNLSYDLTDDALRSIFAGCGEILELKIVKDFYTGKARGFGFVTFGKPEAVEKAVALDGTMIGGRSLRVSVAQDRGRSSSFFHGRGMSV; encoded by the coding sequence GTGGCCAACAAAGTCTATGTGGGAAATCTGTCATATGATTTAACTGATGATGCCTTGCGATCTATCTTTGCAGGTTGTGGAGAGATTCTCGAGTTAAAAATTGTTAAAGATTTTTATACTGGGAAAGCTCGGGGCTTTGGTTTCGTGACATTTGGAAAACCTGAGGCTGTTGAAAAGGCTGTCGCCCTTGATGGAACAATGATTGGGGGGCGTAGTCTCCGGGTCAGTGTCGCTCAGGATCGCGGCCGAAGTAGTTCTTTTTTTCATGGCCGCGGAATGTCCGTTTGA